From a single Leptidea sinapis chromosome 1, ilLepSina1.1, whole genome shotgun sequence genomic region:
- the LOC126975228 gene encoding proton-coupled folate transporter-like, translating to MGTPEESPLKKDAKVKKKSLREKIAYIRENITLEPVLISYVVPGSLARLATQNLNLDKACRVNLQYGDSICDALIAQKGSYPKEELAVQQLVASMEVWKNILLTAIPSLLILFLGAWSDRTGKRKICILMPIVGDLLMIISNLLNTYYFYELPVQVTMFFEAFFPAITGGWIATYMGAFCYISEISSEESRTFRVGVANLCLTAGSPIGHALSGILLKHVGYYGVFSFSSILYVFSLCHGFIYLKDPERPKIETNKEHKGILNFLKSFFDMQHVTDTLKVVFKKGPNRRRTKSILILASIAFIYGPQYGEFTVRYLFTRYRFNWDAIKYSIYNTFYICIHTLGAFVSVSLFSRKWKWSDATLGIISAISKIIGGLATSQARNSLEMYLAVAVETLNATSFTALRSISSKLATSDELGKMTSVFNLAEVMTSMIFGPIYSWTYMMTVKVDAGAVYYVSTILTIPAITIFIWFYFQEKKHIRRQNLYTDSKDHKNGTTIELSTVRKESLIGSIDLADGNIIIE from the exons ATGGGGACTCCTGAAGAATCCCCCTTAAAAAAAGATGCAAAGGTGAAAAAGAAAAGCTTAAGGGAAAAAATAGCATATATTCGAGAGAATATTACATTAGAACCAGTTTTGATAAGTTACGTTGTACCTGGATCACTTGCAAGGCTTGCGACgcagaatttaaatttggataaaGCGTGTCGAGTTAATCTCCAATATGGCGATTCTATATGTGATGCGTTGATAGCACAAAAAGGATCGTATCCCAAAGAAGAGCTTGCAGTTCAGCAGCTTGTGGCTTCTATGGAAGTTTGGAAGAACATATTGTTAACAGCTATACCAAGTCTTTTAATTCTCTTTCTAGGAGCTTGGAGCGATCGAACTGGCAAGAGAAAAATATGCATACTCATGCCTATAGTTGGAGATCTACTGATGATAATTAGTAATCTTCTAAACACATATTACTTCTATGAGTTACCGGTACAAGTGACTATGTTTTTTGAAGCCTTTTTTCCTGCTATAACTGGTGGATGGATTGCTACATACATGGGAGCGTTTTGCTATATCAGTGAAATATCTAGTGAAGAATCTAGGACGTTCAGGGTCGGTGTTGCAAATCTTTGTTTGACAGCTGGCTCTCCTATTGGCCATGCTCTCAGTGGTATATTATTGAAACACGTTGGCTATTATGgtgttttttcttttagttcGATATTGTATGTGTTTAGCTTATGTCATGGGTTTATTTACTTGAAGGATCCTGAAAGGCctaaaattgaaacaaataag GAACACAAAGGAATTCTTaactttttaaaatcatttttcgATATGCAGCATGTGACAGATACACTAAAAGTTGTTTTTAAGAAGGGTCCTAATCGACGAAGAACTAAGtctattttaatattggcaTCAATTGCGTTTATTTATGGTCCACAGTACG GTGAATTCACCGTAAGGTATCTTTTCACTCGATACCGTTTTAACTGGGATGCAATTAAATACAGTATCTACAACACATTCTACATCTGTATTCATACTCTTG gtGCATTTGTTTCTGTCAGTCTATTTAGTCGGAAGTGGAAATGGTCAGATGCAACTTTGGGTATAATATCTGCTATTAGTAAAATAATCGGCGGCTTGGCAACCAGTCAAGCTCGAAATTCATTGGAGATGTATCTTG CGGTAGCAGTTGAGACATTGAATGCGACATCGTTTACTGCACTTCGTTCTATATCTTCTAAACTTGCGACAAGTGATGAACTGG GAAAGATGACTTCAGTCTTCAACTTGGCTGAGGTGATGACGTCAATGATTTTTGGACCAATATACTCCTGGACTTACATGATGACGGTCAAGGTGGATGCTGGAGCTGTGTACTACGTCAGCACTATATTAACGATACCGGccattacaatatttat ATGGTTCTACTTTCAAGAAAAGAAGCATATTCGAAGACAGAACTTATATACGGACTCTAAAGATCATAAAAACGGCACAACTATTGAGTTGTCCACAGTGAGAAAAGAATCATTAATAGGTAGCATAGACTTAGCAGATGGAAAcattattatagaataa